A genomic window from Astatotilapia calliptera chromosome 12, fAstCal1.2, whole genome shotgun sequence includes:
- the tmc1 gene encoding transmembrane channel-like protein 1: MVEKFFQDHERKMPRDSLITSENDSEQDADLSLQEEHESKTHRTKRRDGDRQKKKRRNERRKGGTRAGEGEEDLQAVSEKRERSKRKRAKSKQETSRRENNEEEEAQLTGGKGTKARKDIRNEKTRRMEKEEVREVDENVDKGKKKQGSTKKGEKKEDGGKQLVKEKARDIKKKKHKKAETSSEPETSEEDDDEEEDNDKDVVRPECLSPEELEKLKEAVDERKKLIQSLRGKPWPMKKKLVTLRESQEFVEKYEGALGKGKGRKLYAYKVLMTKKWMKFQRDFENFKTACIPWEMKIKEIESHFGSSVASYFIFLRWMYGINMILFGLTFGLVMVPEALMGRPYGSMPRKTVPRAEEASAMDFAVLWDFGGYAQYSVLFYGYYNNQRTVGWLKFRMPLSYFLVGVGTVAYSYMVVIRTMARNANESGVGDDNSFNFSWKMFTSWDYLIGNAETADNKFASITTSFKEAILEEQESHKDDNIHLTRFLRVLANFLVLCCLAGSGYLIYFVVRRSQKFALDGLENHTWWERNEVNMVMSLLGMFCPMLFDVISTLENYHPRVALQWQLGRIFALFLGNLYTFIIALMDEINLKRKEEKVVKFNITMWEASLYNGTVLENSTAPPVTIHPADVPRGPCWETMVGQEFVRLIISDTMTTYITLLIGDFLRAVLVRFLNYCWCWDLEAGFPSYSEFDVSGNVLGLIFNQGMIWMGSFYAPCLPALNVIRLHVSMYLQCWAVMCCNVPQERVFKASGSNNFYMAMLLVILFLSTLPAIYTIVSIPPSFDCGPFSGKNRMFDVIHETLESDFPPWFSKVFSYASNPGLVLPFILLMVLAIYYLQSTSKSYREANVELKKKLQMQNEENKRKNKRAALKAQMDLEEARKTAQEQQRNNNASVQDQEDDTDIHVSGQNPPPVGGRGSQMPSSRDSGSRTHDRGNHGPSGYLPGFARQTEPRMYRVPSLQRH; encoded by the exons ATGGTGGAGAAATTCTTCCAGGACCATGAGAGGAAGATGCCTCGGGACAGTCTGATCACCTCTGAGAATGACA GTGAACAAGATGCAGATTTGTCCTTGCAAGAGGAACATGAGAGTAAAACACACAGAACAAAAAGAAGAGATGGTGACaggcagaaaaagaagaggagaaatgagagaagaaaaggaggaacAAGAGCGGGAGAAGGGGAAGAGGATTTACAGGCCGTAtctgagaaaagagaaagaagcaaGCGAAAAAGAGCTAAGAGTAAACaagaaacaagcagaagagagaaCAACGAAGAGGAAGAAGCTCAACTGACAGGTGGCAAGGGAACAAAAGCAAGAAAGGAtatcagaaatgaaaaaacacgCAGAATGGAGAAGGAGGAAGTGCGAGAAGTTGATGAAAATGTTgataagggaaaaaagaaacagggaaGTACCaaaaagggagagaagaaagaagatggAGGTAAACAGCTGGTAAAGGAAAAAGCCcgggacataaaaaaaaaaaagcacaagaagGCTGAAACAAG TTCAGAGCCAGAGACAAGcgaagaggatgatgatgaagaagaggacAATGACAAGGATGTGGTGAGGCCGGAGTGTCTCTCTCCAGAGGAGCTGGAGAAGCTGAAGGAGGCAGTGGATGAGAGGAAGAAACTGATCCAAAGTCTAAGGGGAAAACCCTGGCCAATGAAAAAGAAACTTGTCACTTTAAG GGAGTCTCAGGAgtttgtggaaaaatatgaagGTGCCTTGGGAAAGGGAAAAGGCAGGAAGCTCTATGCATACAAAGTCCTGATGACCAAG AAATGGATGAAATTCCAACGGGACTTTGAAAACTTCAAAACTGCATGCATCCCATGGGAGATGAAAATAAAGGAGATTGAAA GTCATTTTGGCTCCTCAGTTGCCTCATACTTTATCTTTCTGAGGTGGATGTATGGCATCAATATGATCTTGTTTGGTCTGACCTTTGGCCTGGTTATGGTACCGGAG GCATTAATGGGGCGACCTTATGGGAGCATGCCAAGAAAGACTGTCCCCAGAGCTGAGGAGGCCAGTGCGATGGACTTTGCTGTTCTTTGGGACTTTGGG GGTTACGCACAGTACTCAGTCCTCTTCTATGGCTACTACAACAATCAACGTACGGTGGGCTGGCTCAAGTTTCGCATGCCTCTGTCTTACTTCCTGGTTGGTGTCGGTACAGTGGCCTATAGCTACATGGTGGTCATCAGAAC GATGGCACGTAATGCAAATGAATCAGGGGTCGGCGATGATAACAGCTTCAATTTCAGCTGGAAAATGTTCACCAGCTGGGACTACCTGATAGGAAATGCTGAAACAGCAGACAATAAGTTTGCTTCCATCACCACCAGCTTCAAG GAGGCAATCTTAGAGGAGCAAGAGAGCCACAAGGATGACAACATCCATCTGACTCGATTCTTGCGTGTGCTGGCCAACTTCCTGGTCTTGTGCTGCTTAGCAGGAAGTGGATACCTCATCTACTTTGTAGTGCGGCGTTCTCAGAAATTTGCCTTAGATGGACTGGAGAATCACACGTGGTGGGAAAGGAATGAG GTGAACATGGTCATGTCATTACTGGGGATGTTCTGTCCGATGCTGTTTGATGTAATCAGCACCCTGGAGAACTACCACCCGcgggttgccctgcagtggcaGCTCGGTCGCATCTTTGCCCTCTTCTTGGGAAATCTCTACACCTTCATTATTGCACTCATGGATGAGATCAACCTTAAA aggaaagaggaaaaggtAGTGAAGTTTAATATAACCATGTGGGAGGCCAGTCTTTACAATGGCACCGTTTTAGAAAACAGTACTGCTCCACCCGTCACAATCCACCCTGCTGATGTGCCCAGAGGGCCTTGCTGGGAGACAATGGTAGGCCAg GAGTTTGTTCGCTTGATCATATCTGACACAATGACAACTTACATCACACTGCTGATTGGTGATTTCCTGAGAGCAGTTCTTGTTCGTTTTCTCAACTACTGCTGGTGTTGGGACCTAGAGGCTGGCTTT CCATCCTACTCTGAGTTTGACGTCAGTGGGAACGTTTTGGGCCTGATCTTCAATCAAGGAATGATATG GATGGGTTCCTTCTATGCGCCCTGTCTGCCTGCCTTAAACGTCATCCGGCTCCATGTCTCCATGTACCTGCAGTGCTGGGCTGTTATGTGCTGTAATGTGCCACAAGAAAGGGTCTTCAAAGCCTCTGGTTCCAACAACTTCTACATGGCCATGTTGCTGGTCATCCTCTTTCTGTCCACACTGCCTGCCATCTACACCATTGTCTCCATTCCCCCTTCATTTGACTGTGGACCTTTCAG TGGTAAGAACCGCATGTTTGATGTGATCCACGAGACTCTGGAGTCTGACTTTCCTCCATGGTTTAGCAAAGTTTTCAGCTATGCCTCTAACCCTGGATTGGTGCTACCCTTCATACTTCTTATGGT ACTGGCCATTTATTACTTGCAATCTACATCCAAAAGCTACAGAGAAGCAAATGTGGAGCTGAAGAAAAAGCTACAAATG caaaatgaGGAGAACAAGAGGAAGAACAAACGAGCAGCACTGAAAGCTCAAATGGATTTGGAGGAGGCCAGAAAGACTGCACAAGAGCAACAAAGGAACAACAATGCTTCAGTACAGGATCAAGAAG ATGATACAGATATCCACGTCAGCGGTCAGAACCCTCCTCCTGTTGGCGGCAGAGGAAGCCAGATGCCGTCCAGCAGAGACTCAGGCTCAAGGACCCACGACCGTGGCAACCACGGGCCTTCTGGATACCTGCCTGGTTTTGCTCGGCAAACTGAGCCCAGGATGTACAGGGTGCCGAGCCTGCAGAGACActga